GCTGGTTTTGGCTGTGAGTTAGGGGAAGGATGGAAGCCAATTTCTTGTTGTTTACAGTGGGCCAAATGCCTGCATTTTGAAGCACAATCTCAAGCAAccatctattgaatgtttttagggtgGATGAAGAAGATTTTTGGAGGGTTGTTCGCCTGATGTTTGGGGAATAATTCTTGGACACTGACTGTCATCCACGAACAAATTTGGATGTTTCGTCCCTGTTCGTGGCTCTGGCTCTAATGGTGGGAGGTTCAAAGGAGGAGGTGTTGCGAGTGGCGTCCCTAGTACTGAGACCAAAATGGTCGGGTGGCCTAGCGGAGGTGGTGGCTCGAGCGGAGATTGGTATGGGTCTGAGAATGGAGCAAGGGTTGTGGAGGCGCTTAGGTGGGGGAAATGACGTTGTGCAAACTCTGGTGGTGTGGTCGGCTTCTCGCTTGGTGGAATCCTAGATGGAGGATGCAAGGAATGGGTGGCGGGAAATTGTGGACTTTGTGCGGAAGTTGGGACCGGTGGAGAGAGCGAAAATGTGTGGCAAGCAGACCCCGATGAAGTCGAAGGCTCCGGTTGGCGAAGATGAGTGGCCACTGGTGCGTCACCAAATCCCACGGAAGAATGCGAAGGTGGTGGATCGCGGTATGCTGCGAGGCGGACGGTCGAGAACCACAACAGGTGTCGGGATGGAGCTGCCCAAGGCTGGTCCCAATCAGGCCATTCCCAACTTCTCCAGGGAGGAAGCCCTTGGTTGGTTCCGGTAGGATGGGCTCTTGTGGGTCGTCGGTTTTTTGGATGGGGATTCCTAATTGTAAGGAATGTATCCGATATGGTAGGCTTTGAGATGTGGTTTCTGTCTCGAGTTCTTTTTGTtattgtaggggcgagaccccatttTGTGGAATGCTGCTGAGCAACTAAAAGCTtgtatactttcctttcaagcaatATAAATCTTAAACCGGTTATCgatctaaaaaattaaaaattaaaaaaaatgatgtaGATCAGATGTAAATTGGCAATGTAGTAAGACAATGGTAGTTTTGATTTTTGGAAGATGTTATAAGATGAGTTGTGGAGCATTAGTTTTTAGGTGGTTGAGCAggaaaaaaatattcaataaagtTGAAGACTAGATTATTAGAACCTAGATAAAATGGAATTAGAATTTTTTTTCGTGGTTAAGGCTtacaaaataaaagaaataattaaataaattacaataaattatttatttaatggaatAAAATCAGAAATTGTGTATATTTTAGTTGTTTACCATTTGCATTTACTTGATTAACCTAGTTTAATCCTACAAAAACATATTTTTTATACTCCCAGTATTTATAAACTTTGCCTACTAACATAAATATCTTAATAAGCTGATATTAGTCTGAACTATTTTTTTAGTAcagaattattttattatattatattgtttattttattttatgtgaaGAGCTATTTTCtatgtaaattttaattttacttttgaaaaactattgttcattttatttttactttgtATTGtacatattatataattatatgttaatttttaaaaattgaaattttaaataaaaaaatttaatatatgtGTTGACTGTACAGTCATGCCAGGACATTACATGCCTTGCAGCCACTAGAGCgcctctcaacataattatttatttttaattattgatgCCCTGACTGAAATGGTATGTTTCCCTTTGCTACACAAAACTTACAGATGTGCCCAACTGTACAAAATTTGCATGCATGTTCAAAATATATCACCACTTCATATCTTAAATAAGTCCCTTCTGACTACAGCATGAATATCGCAAGTCACAATTGATCAAGTGTACATCAAGGAAGAGACTTCCTGATAATTTTTAGACATTTCAAAATTGTAGCACCCAGAGAAACAATCCTGCGTCGAATCCATATAAGCACCAACAGACCAATTCCAAGAAAATGGTCATTGcacatttgaaattttgaagtggTGATTGCTGTATTCCATATTGGTTTCTTGTTACCAATTACAGGAAACAGTAATGTACTTCTCCATAAATATACAATTGTAAACTCAGTTGCCAGATTTTTCCTAGGCAATGGCGTCCAAAACTTTGGAGAGGGCAAAAAGCTCCAGGCTTTACAGAAATGCTGATGCATGAGACCGGCTCATGTCTGAAAACATGACACTGTTGAAAATCCAGCTTCACTAAATCTTCAAAAGGTTCAGTGTCACCCAGCACCAAATTTGTCAATCTGGTAGTCTGGTTTTAATACCCATTCACCTTGTCCACCTTCTTTTCTCAGGATAgcaatttctttcaaaagtttcttGAACAAACACAAATCTTTTGGAGGAACCCTGTCTTTAAAATGATCTACAATTTTAGTTGACCCCACAGATCCACCATTCTGTTGTATGAATGTACATAGCTGACGAATTAGGATTTCAGGTTGAATAGATTTTGGAACAATTCGACCATTCATGGGCCTGTTGCTTGGTATTCTTTGAGTCTCATTTATCATACTAGAGCCAGCTCCTGATAACGTCTGGGACTCCAAGCCAGCATCTATAGCACTTTCTCTATTCATTTGTATCCGTGCAAGAAGATCACCTGAGCTCAAGGCTTTTCCTGTAGAAATTCCAGCAAGTCCTATCAAAGCACCCTGAGAGCTACTTGCTCCATTGATACTAGATCGATCAGTAGACTTCGAAGCTGACACCAACTGGCAATTTACTGTTGATCCAAATTTTCTCCTTATGGAAGTCGGAGCACCTGCAGCACCAGATTTACCGGTCCATGTTGGAACTGACACACCATCTTGACCCCGAAGCATCCGCGATTGTCTTAAAGCTTCAGCTGCTCTTTGGGCAACTTGAGCAGCTTCATCATCAAGCTTCAGCTTCtcttcatcattgatgtcaataatagcATCGTGATCCATAGTGCTCTGTAAGATTTAACAATTCCAAATTTTAGAATGGGGGAAAGCACATTCTGTAAACATGTAGAGGACATTCAAATACCCTACTACAAATGTCATTAATTTTACAAAAATACATGGCAATGGGCATGGTCTCTACCATACAAATCAAATATTTTCCAATCTATATCTATCATTTCAACAATCAAATTGCTACTTACATGAATTCCATTGACTAGAAGAACTTTTAGCATTTTTGATTCATCTTCTTGCGTCTCTTCTTTAGAcacaaccttttctttacccttgcTTCTGGATATACTTTTGCCTTGGTCCCCATTATGAGTGCCACAAGATGTACTATCAATTTGATTATTGACAGGACGCTTTGCTTGTATTTGTTGTTCATTCTGATCATGTGACCTTGCTTCTCCAGTCAATTCACTAAAAATGCTAGATGTTTCTGTCCCATTCTCGTCTGTGTCATCTTGTAAAGTAAAGAGATCCCGCATATCTCTTGCCTTGAAGAATCTTCTCTGCTGTGGATTCTTGAGGATCTTATTGGTCAGGAAATGCTTATATATCTGTCTATGATAAATTTTTTCCTCAATTGTTCCACGGCTTATTAGTCTATAGACAGTCACATCTCGTGTCTGACCTATACGCCAAGCACGCTCCCTTGCCTATGTCAAgtgttaaataataattaaattgacaaTAAAAAAAGAACAAAGCTCACACTCCCGTAGTTTCTTCTACAAAAAAAGAGCCATAAAAGAAGAACTAAATCAAGTAAAGATTGCAATAGATTCCTAAAGCATCCAGCTTCTCTTGTTGCCATATTCTTAAAATCAACCTAGTAAGTTAACATTAATACAAGGAATCACACCTGTGTGTCATTTGAAGGATTCCAATCTGGATCAAAAATTATCACTCTGTCAGCACCAATCAAATTTGTTCCCAGGCCCCCAACCCTTGTagttaaaataaatacaaaaacatGATTAGACTCattgaattcatccattaaggccATACGATGTTTGATAGGAGTCAATCCATCCATTCGCCGATAGGTAAGACCTTCAGAGGCAAGAAAATTTTCAAGGATGTCCAGCATTTGCTGTGTCTGAGTAAAAACCAGAACCCGGTGGCCTTGATCTTTCCAAACATTCAAAATTTGGGAAAGCACCTTCATCTTGCCACTGCGTTCTGGATTCCCAAAATCTGGATGCTTGCCACTATGGTCCTTTTCAAGCAAATCAGGATGATTACATATTTTCCGCAGTATATCTATTCCATAAAGTGAATTTCTACTGCCATCAAATATTTGCTCCACATCAGAACTTGCAAGAAAAGCACGATATGCCGTGCGCTGTTCTTTAGTCAAGCTACAGAAGAGAATATGCTCTGTTTTCTTTGTAAGTTGTGCATTTACATCCGATTTCATACGGCGTAACAGGTAAGGCATTATAAGGTCTCTAAGAACAACAGCACATTTATAAGCAGTAGATACTTGCAATGGTGATGCATTGGCATAACCACCAATTGCAATAGGTGCAGCAAATTGAGCCTCAAATACAGGTAAGACTCCCAGCTTTCCAGGAAAAACAAAGTCAAACAAAGACCACAACTCTGTAAGCTTGTTCTGAATTGGGGCACCTGACATTATAACGCGATGCACAGTTTGCAGTTGTTTGCACAAAAGGGTGATTTCAGCATTTGGGTTTCTTATGCGGTGCCCTTCATCCAATATGGCATATCCCCATTCTATATCCAGCAATTTGTCCCTTAATACTCTAAGTTGTTCATAAGAGGTGATAAGCAACCCAGAACTAGATTCAAAAGTTCGCTTAATTAGAAAATCCCACTTGTTTGCACCTTGAACAGTCTGGACTTCCTCCTCATCATTATTTATTGGTTCTCCATCTTCATCCTCCATTTTTGTACCCTTATACTTGTTTGATTTTACAGAAGATGCTGAAACAGAATTATGCAATATTGCAACATGGAACTGTGGGTACCATTTTCGAACTTCCCGTCTCCATTGGCGTAAAAGAGTTACTGGACATATAATTAAACTAGGCTTATAAATACCACTGAAATGCAAAGCCGCCAGAAATGCTATCACCTGAACTGTTTTCCCAAGACCCATTTCATCTCCTATTATTCCACCAGCCCTCTGGCAATGTAACTCCCACAGCCACTTTACACCTGTTTTCTGGTAATCGAAAAGATTGTCAAAAATCTTCCCAGGAATTTTCAATCCTCCTTCAACAGTTACAATATCTTCCTCAGGACCTTCAGTATCTCCTATAGCTTCATCATCACCTTCAATCTCATAATCAGAGTTTGCTGAATCTGAACCATCCTGTCTTTTATTCATGTATTTCTGCTTTTCCATAATGTCTTCTGCAAGAGCAAGTGCAATAAAATAGTAAGACCATAAGATCATTAAGAACATACGTATCCAAGCACAAAATCACAATTGTCAGTTATTTTAACTAATAGTTTTCATAACATCTCAATCAACTAGCTTAGCAGCCAGAATGATAATTTGGAAACATAAAATCTAAGATTAACTATTTACATTGTATATTAACTAATGTGACATCCAATTCAAATTACACGACTAATGTATCTCACCACCTGTCACAAAAAAGGGATGCAAATAATGTCCTGAGAACGAAGGATAGTCATCAAAAAGCATCATAACAATCCTCAGTGCAAATGTAGCAGATCAAACTGGGAAGTATAGCAAAGTTAACATTAActacaaaaatattattttcaataagaCAAATGGACCTTGCTGCTCAAAAGTCTTCTCAAAGTAATTGGAACAAGCCAAAATGTATTATCATCAGTGTTACCCCATTATTTGTCTTAAAcaaaataatgtgtatttaattttgtttccctCATTCGGTTCAATCCGTCTTTAGTCATGCAccttttgttcctttatgtttCACCTTTTCTGCCCCAATGAACCCGTCGGTTGAACTTAcgtattggttcaaggttcaaagttcaactgGTGCCTTTGTGTGGATCGTGGCTTTGTTATGTTGTTAAGCGAGTGAGCGTGAATGTGTTAAGTTggtcttgaacttgaacttttgaaccatTCCTAaagcggttcaaggttcaaggttcaaagtcttccTTTATGTTTGTAAAAAGTCTTCGCTTGTTCCTGGTGTTGTGTTGAGCCACAAGTTGAgagttcttttgttttctcaaaattgaacttgaaccattgaacttcttctgagatggttcaaagttcaaaagttcATTTTAAGATTGGCCCCGAGGACATTAATAACATAAAAGGTGGCACGGCAAAAGGAATATTTTGGGtatcttatattttaaaattataattatggaaagaaatcatgaaaactcaagccGTTTGTGCGGAGTTGATGCGTAATTAAGGAAGTTGTCAGGATCCCATCAAATCATTGGTTATCTCACACGTTCGGATGAATCATTATGAGGCGTGTGTAGATATTACTCAGTTTTTCCGCTTCTTAACATGTGAATTCTTAAATTGTGAAAGTGGTAGCTGTTGTTGTTGGAAGAGCGAAAGACGCCGaaggtaatttcaactccatacttccgagggtttcacagatttgatggtggtaacaggtgagttttgataattttCCCCTCCGCTATGTTACTAGATCAGAAAGTCAGTGTAGGAAAATTCTTttttggaatagaattttgttCTTTCTAGGAACTGTTTGATGAATGTAAAAGCGGCCATTATGAGGCCGACTCTTCCAAAACTTGGTAACACATCATGCCTAGTTAGTATACTTCCAAAACTAGGTGACACTTCTTTGACCCAAGCTGACTTAGGAGATTTCTTAGAAAGAGCTAGAAACCTTGGGGCTAACTCgatgatggaaagaatagttagaagtggcttgattgaagctgCTGCTTTCCCAACTGCCACTCCTTATCTAGAATTAGTGATAGTGTATGAATAGATATGATGCTGATAGCAGGTGCATTAGGACCAGCAGTGATGAACTGTTAGTAGAAACTAACAGAGAAACGGTGATGGCTGCAATTGGAATCCCTCATAAAGAGCCTTAT
The nucleotide sequence above comes from Cryptomeria japonica chromosome 11, Sugi_1.0, whole genome shotgun sequence. Encoded proteins:
- the LOC131069682 gene encoding protein CHROMATIN REMODELING 8; translated protein: MMDMQEEDKLLLSSLGVVSANPDDIERHILSKAKNKEQEAEISQISAENSDGDIPEGGKQDRGSSLTKRSHIHAQLKVVEVEMAAVAAGLETVQNAASNNILFIEDSEGEKEDKELEFRENKPSLVEGSVLQHALATERLKSLKKKKGQLKKQLKAFEVEGKTQEPEEQGLFLDLGNEEDIVTKKTSHLIDKQRKVEKRNAYFQEDDEFDMALDAAASGLIETERDKLIRKGILTPFDQVRGFERRVQRSRPQKICDKPVETGDVNLSIDSISRAAASMSVTAKRRSSTKLLDAEDLPKLDPPTRPFRRLRKPINVKVFNEVEKPSKNHSSNLRKRKRPLPDQQWRNAASSDDEAWSHADHQEGNEDIMEKQKYMNKRQDGSDSANSDYEIEGDDEAIGDTEGPEEDIVTVEGGLKIPGKIFDNLFDYQKTGVKWLWELHCQRAGGIIGDEMGLGKTVQVIAFLAALHFSGIYKPSLIICPVTLLRQWRREVRKWYPQFHVAILHNSVSASSVKSNKYKGTKMEDEDGEPINNDEEEVQTVQGANKWDFLIKRTFESSSGLLITSYEQLRVLRDKLLDIEWGYAILDEGHRIRNPNAEITLLCKQLQTVHRVIMSGAPIQNKLTELWSLFDFVFPGKLGVLPVFEAQFAAPIAIGGYANASPLQVSTAYKCAVVLRDLIMPYLLRRMKSDVNAQLTKKTEHILFCSLTKEQRTAYRAFLASSDVEQIFDGSRNSLYGIDILRKICNHPDLLEKDHSGKHPDFGNPERSGKMKVLSQILNVWKDQGHRVLVFTQTQQMLDILENFLASEGLTYRRMDGLTPIKHRMALMDEFNESNHVFVFILTTRVGGLGTNLIGADRVIIFDPDWNPSNDTQARERAWRIGQTRDVTVYRLISRGTIEEKIYHRQIYKHFLTNKILKNPQQRRFFKARDMRDLFTLQDDTDENGTETSSIFSELTGEARSHDQNEQQIQAKRPVNNQIDSTSCGTHNGDQGKSISRSKGKEKVVSKEETQEDESKMLKVLLVNGIHSTMDHDAIIDINDEEKLKLDDEAAQVAQRAAEALRQSRMLRGQDGVSVPTWTGKSGAAGAPTSIRRKFGSTVNCQLVSASKSTDRSSINGASSSQGALIGLAGISTGKALSSGDLLARIQMNRESAIDAGLESQTLSGAGSSMINETQRIPSNRPMNGRIVPKSIQPEILIRQLCTFIQQNGGSVGSTKIVDHFKDRVPPKDLCLFKKLLKEIAILRKEGGQGEWVLKPDYQIDKFGAG